In Rutidosis leptorrhynchoides isolate AG116_Rl617_1_P2 chromosome 6, CSIRO_AGI_Rlap_v1, whole genome shotgun sequence, the DNA window tcttgaacttgtattcgggtaacgttatcttgatatatatttggtttaaatccatcgtttatcgtcttttcttcaaacttcgagctcgtgttatcttttgtcgtttttctcgtgatttatacatttgaatgtcttagtaaacgataaaagttgatgaaatataaatgatattgcgtcgaattatatgtatgtttaaagcaatatcaggtGGTGTGAGCGTATCCCGAGCATGCTTTAGTGCGGCGTGCTCGATTATTTTTTTCGTGGCGGGAATGAAGGTAGTAGCAGGGGCGGATCTGATATGCAATGACCAGTAGCACGGAATACCAGTAAAATACGTGATATAGTGgatttatttagttttataaatagTGACAACACTAAATAATGTAATTTTTTTTGTTAACACTAATAAAATAAGTCATTTAATAGAATTTATTTTGAGTTTTTAATCAGTAACTACAATTTCTTAGATCCACCACTGGGTGGCAAGAGAGAGTTTATAAGGCGTTTTGCTTATACTGTTATTACGAGTATTTATTTACTTTTTCATAcattttgtattattttctaattaaCTTTCAATTACATTTTCACATATCACTTATTAATGTTATTTTCTTTCTTTTGCCAAAAACCTATCATCTTCTTACGAAACCATCCCACAACTTACGATTTTTCCATCACCTATCAAAAAACCTCATCACTTTGCCAAGCTAGTGTACCACTACAAATGGTGTAATATGGAGTATATTTCCTTGGTTtggtttaattttaattctaaaatTTAATTTGAAGAATTTTAAGTTATTTTCTTTACTATTTATATctctatctttattattattataaaaaataaaaaataaaataaatactccGTAGAAAACTATGGCATAAAAGCTTTGACCGTATACTTAAAAGTTATTCAACGTCAACTATACATTAGCTTTGAATCATGATTTCTTGAAGTTTCCGAAAATTTGATTCACATCTACTACTCTTTTACAATTTATCAATCCATGTCAAGATTTAATCttttatctcttgaacaaattCCCACACTAAACCCATTTTTTTGATCACATAATACACGAATCTCACCCATAAACCCTAGCTCACTTTTACAGGTTTTATGATTTGAGGAGCGATCACCAGAGAGCTTGATTTGAGGTTTGACACTTACGTTTTAACTCATTTATTGTCTACTAGATTTGGTTGATTTCAATTTCAATCCTGTTAGGTTAAATATAGATGGGTAGTTTAATTAGTTACTATTAGATCTTACCTTTGCCCACCAACTGTTCGTTGAAATGTCAATAAAATATATTGATAGAGCTATGGCTTCTTACAAGAAACAACGGATTAGAGACAGCGTGATTCGTCGGTTTATTGTTGTAGTATCTCTAACTTTGGCTGCTGTTCTTTTCTTATTTTTCCTTTTTGGGATGAATTCAAGTAGTTTGTTAATGAACGAAAGCTCGGTTGAAATCAATAGTGTTACTGAAATTGGTTTTAACAACTCTGCTTTGGTTGATAGTATTAAGCTTCCTACACATAATCGTTTGTCGAAAATGTTGGAGATTAAAAACCAGTTGCCTCCAAGAAACATGGATTTATATCCAGTTTTAGCTAAAGATCGTATAGTAATCGTTCTTTATGTTCACAATCGGCCACAATATCTCAAAGTAGTAGTGGAAAGTCTTTCTCATGTGTCGGGTATTAATGaaactttgttgattgtaagtcaTGACGGATACTTTGAAGAAATGAATAAGATTGTAGAGGATATTAAATTTTGTCAAGTGAAACAAGTATTTGCACCTTACTCGCCTCATTTATATACGGATCGATTTCCTGGTGTATCCGTTAATGATTGTAAGGATAAAGATGACCCGATTGAGAAAAATTGTGAAGGGACTACCGATCAATATGGTAATCATCGATCGCCAAAGATTGTATCATTAAAGCATCATTGGTGGTGGATGATGAATACGGTATGGGACGGGTTAAAAGAGACGATTGGCCATTCGGGTGATATTCTTTTTATAGAAGAAGATCATTTTATTTTCCCTAATGCTTATCACAATCTAAAGATATTGACAAAATTGAAACCTATTAAGTGTCCCGATTGTTATGCTGCAAATCTTGCTCCAAGCAACGTGAAGTCTCGAGGGGAAGGTTGGGATATTTTGGTAGCCGAAAGGATGGGTAACGTGGGGTACACGTTTAATCGAACGGTTTGGAGAAAAATACATAAAAAAGCTAAAGAGTTTTGTTTCTTTGATGATTATAATTGGGATATAACAATGTGGGTGACGGTTTATCCATCGTTTGGTGGTCCGGTTTACTCTTTGCGTGGACCTAGGGCAAGTGCGGTTCACTTTGGAAAATGCGGGTTGCACCAAGGTCAAGGGGAAAACGCTGCTTGTGTGGATAACGGTGTGGTTAATATTGAGACGCAAGAGATCGATAAGGTTGTTAACATTAAACGTGAATGGGGATTACATGTTTTTAGTCATCAAGAAGGGTATCAAGCTGGATTTAGAGGGTGGGGTGGATGGGGAGATAAAAGAGACCACCAAATGTGCTTAGATTTTGCCAAAATGTATCATCGAAAGAGTAAAACGTCTTGAAAACGGTATGATAATTCCAGATATTTTGTTGTACGTAGCTAAAAGTATTAGTAGGATGTGCTCTGTAGTCTGTATTATGCTATGGGCACCATACATGTTAATTTGAGTTCTCAGAATGGAATAAGTTTTTTGCTTACTATTAATGAACTTATTGATATTGATGCATAATGTATTTTAACGAAATCATGTTATTATTTCATTAGTTATGATTACTTAGTTTGCAATTGTCGCCGGTGTTATCCCTGGTACTGTTTTCTGATTCAAATACTTTTAAGGTTCTGCGATTTGTGTTTATATCGTATGCTGTATTGATTTAGTCCGTAACAGAGACATTTATGGAAccgagtttatggaataaacccaaaacaccaaaccctaaaccctaaactctaaatcgggctaaattttacttcacaaaacatgaagaaaaaaaaaacgttcatattcttcacgaacaatattatcttgaatgttatttttgtcgatcgttttctcgcccaaataataacattcatcacgaagtgtctcttctaaatgttcatattttcgtgtgatcttgatgccggaaaaaaaaattcaaaaaaaaacgaattttttatttttttttgcttccccccgcttccccccgattggttacttccccattgatcctgcccctatatacaaCATAATATAGCGCATTTACCCATATAGTTTAATGCCTTGCATTTTAAATAAACATAAAGATTACTTTTTTTGCTCCTGGAAGTAAAATATAGAAACTTTGGAGACACCGATAGATGGGCTTCAATTCAAATGGGGTCATTTTCATTGTGCTATTATATAATTCTGTAATTCTGTAACTACTTGTTTCTGAAGAATGTTCCAAGATTTTGCTCAAGTTTCACGGATGATGGATCCAGTGTATATGTGTACTCTGGCTGGTGTTTGTACAGGATAAGGGATGATGATAAAGACTTGCCACAACCTTAACTTTCTTTGTAACAGTGAATGTATTGTTACTTTACttattttacttattataatgataattattataaattattataaatataaatataatataatttaatctCTAATATAATTTTTTTGAAAGACAAATAAATCACTGAAGGGGAATGAACCCCCCACCCGATCATTTTTCACGCACGTACGCTTTTTCGGGCAGAAACTTGTACTGTTTTATAGGGACTCGATCCTTAAACCAGAGCGGACCAAAATCCTGAAATACGGGTAGGTAACCCGAGGTCACTCTATAAATTAAGTAACTACCTGGAATGTTTTAACTTTTAAGGCAGAGGACTCAAACTTGAGACATTCCATCCCATCCAACACACGAGGTGTTGAGTGTACAATTAGGTCACAATGTCACCATTAGGTCATGCATCTTGACCACAACCCGTATTAGTTAGAAGAATTCAAAGTTTCAACTGTTTAGCACGTGTcaaacaactttttattttattttattttcgcgGGGAAGCATGTCTCGAAGAAACGTCATAAAACTAGAATTAAGCAGCGTGAGATTTAGGCGTTAGAAGAGATGGAATCATGTGATAGAAGTGACGCCCTTAACGCAGCGTCACCTTCTGACTTGCAGGGGCGTTAGCCAAGATCTTGGCGGAAAAGTATTTAGGTGTTTGGTGTTTCTCAACCAATCAGAAGTTAacaaccatatatatatttatattacaattttatTTAGGCGTTTGATGTTTCTCAACCAATTAGAAGTTAACaacctaaatatatttatattacaattttatTTAGGCGTATAACATAccggaggtgatactcacacactgCTTTTTGATCCATACACAATTTTTGTCATAAAATTTACAATTATATCCCTAAGTTTATCTAGGGTTTTGACCCTACATTATTGTGAATAGAGGTATAATAGTAAGttagtgtgtatggatcaaaaaagagtgtgtgagtatcacctccccATAACGTATAATGTAAAAATAAATAGGAAGCTTGCATCCTAAAACAAAAGCACTCAAGAAAGGTGTTCCGAAGAAGTGTTTAAAAGTTGGCTTAAATGTGTGGGTTTTTTTCTAAAAAGTTATTTTCTAAACATTATAAAAGTTTTAATTGTTATTTAGACAAAATTGCCAAATTCGTCTCCTTATTTGACCATTTTCTTTTTTTTAGTCCCTCTCCCTCAAAATCATTTAAAATAGTCCCTAAATGCCATTTGCAATCCAAATGTCgtccctgcttgaaatcttcaatcTCAATTTAGTCCCTTGTGATAACTTCTGTAAACGTCCATTCAAAGTTGCCGTTAGTGATAGCTTGTGCTAGTCacgtgatatttaaaaacatacaAAATAAGCACTGATAGATAGAACCCTAATTCAGTTCAAAGATAAGGAAATGTGGATAAAGAAAATCTTCAATCCCATGTATGTGTTTTTTTTATTGTTGCTGAATACGTTATGTTTAGGTTAATTTTCTTTGGTTTATATTTTAGGAGCAAGACTCGTAACTTTGTTTTCTATGTAACTTTAGTCAGCCGTTTAACATTCGTTTTTAACTTCGATCatgcattttttttttatattagcgaatgttggtacgattttccgtatagcagctgtaaggtaccagtacaagacaatagctgctcagcgtgtggcgtataatgttgattgttgtttgccctcgagaaatgatctctgcagacccggaacactgATGGataatccgtggggtggcctcaatcaatctgaggatcaatctGAAATTGATCCGTATAGCGTAATGCAGCTAAGCAGCTAATCtgcatttagagtgagaaagaactgtgtgagagagaaagtatactctctgactgaagttcagatcagaatgatgatcccccgaaatgtggtgacccagggggtctatttataggcgtagaatgtccgaaattctcgggatacacatgtcaattactaagtggttctgttacacgaaatatccggaaggtcggtggagtgtgctgacgtggctgcgtgccgttcacgcgctgagctaaagggcttatgcatagaagctgcctgcagggcttacgcttgacgctgggcggcaaaTAACAAAACCGCCAAATTTTGTTATTTTTTGTGTtgtttgatccatttttctgtataaaaatgatgtttttatgcgtgtatcccctatgatacaccattaagtcccccacagtttaatgtctttacttttgaaaaaaataaagtcattaaactaaaaataaaagatgttTTTTTCCTCAaagacacaaaactgctgtagccgtctgaTTTTCTGTTATGACATCACATTATCAATTATGAAGTTACCCCCAAAATcattttgatttattttcaaaatttaaattATTGTTCAATGAATCTGGTCCATACACGCGTCTTAATCTCATCCATTGATTATCCATTTGTTTGACTATAAATAATCCGTCCCCCTTTCCTTTTTTCTTTCCGAAAACTGATTATTTGCTTGTGAAGATAACTGCAATTATTCATTTTAACAATCTGTTAAGTGCAAGGTCAGTGTTTGTTCATCTTTCTCTGCtgcttgaatttttattttttatactaCCATGGTCGAATCCAGCAGCACTTCTTCCCAAAGAGATAATCGTGATGTTAATACCATCCCTTCTACTATTACTGAAGCCGATATAGAACAATTATGTAGAAAGCAAAGAAGTCATAGATTGTTAAATTCCATTGTTCCCTCGCCTAGAGATTGAAGGTagttcgtatgcccgagagacatattaaattaatgtggctaatgtgttatgatccaagtcgggtcatacccaataacaagcttaccgacactttacatgtatttaatcttaacgattggatcattaagtaaatacgcgacacttgaactttagaaaatcgattttctaaaaatattatcacttgagataaattatttggataatttatatttaattatttataggtttaaataattatattgtgttatattttataaaaggtttataaaatatataagtagcaAGAAAATAAATAAGTTTTATGCAAGCtttataaaaattaccattttgAAAAACCCCTTCAAGAGGTGGACGGTTTTGGGGGGTCTCCAAGACTCCTCCCATGCCTTTTTTTCTTGTTACTTTCAATAACACAAGTCTTAAGATGCATGCCTTTTTTCTTTAAACCAAGACCTTGACTCATGCATTTTTTCAAGTGACTAGCTTATAATAAAATTGTTTTGTTCTCCCTTTTACTCACTTGCTGGCCTAATTATTCAAGGGAGAAGAGAGGGTTTTTAGCTTGCAAATTAAGTTCATTAAGTGTCCAAAAATCCTAACCACataaaggaaggtgttggtgattgaaagcttggggtattacttgcttgaggcttcaagttagaggctttattccatcatctttatcatccatattgctgtccaaatttagctcctaactcatcttagaggaggtataatcttcttccttctttgttatatgtaagtattatttcataacttgataactatatggaattcaattaaaatggttatgcatataaacttgttttcttagtaattatgcttccgcttgttataacttaaaatgaattggtttcatgatttcattaacattaagaaacttgttattatgttgaatttcatcaatggtatctagagccgaagtctatgaaatatgcttcttatagatggtctttaaaacccaccaactttgcattctatgtacatgcatgaaagtagaatgtaaaaatattcgggtttgggtgggttcatgattttggccgaattttaagggttccaaaagtgggtttggaacttgcaaattggtcatatttgttgtatattgtagttcacaatcaatgccttgaccttatgatgtatgcatgtgtgtttgaatggatatttgtttggttgaatggttgtaatattcattcaatttggtttgtaaaattaattattcatttggtatgtaatattaattttggttatgtaatttatttaatatttggcatgtaaaatagattaggatgtattttcattttctagacaaaatgtattaggatatattttgtaacaagatgaagatgcatgaagatcacaaggaagaacacaagaagcatgtggatgcaaggttaagtgggaggttaaaacctcttactttgtgttttacccattgaccggtggcattttgttttcggctaaacaaaatgtctaccaaaaggcttgattgtgaacatttgttttgcatgcgtggttgttttaatttcttgtatgattgtggattgtgcatgttactacaacaagttatcacacaagttaacaacaagcaaaactaaaatttaattggttaaattattaacaacatgaaatttaccaaaccacaatttaatcggttaaattgaaatggtaaaaggatcatatgtataaaatggtttatatcaagtaattggctaaaattacatgacttgaaaatggatttcaaatgaaccatacactaaatgcatgttggtgtatggcataaaagttttctcaaactagaaataatgaaaacttaaaatccctttaacaaacaaggtaaacaagttaaacgccatccttttatgtgacacttagacatattagggaactcatgatgggataaaggtcacctaaccatcatgaacaaactaatatgattaaggtgaatttcgcatgcttgtgggataaaggtcacctaaccacttgtatgttaagtttacacgtttacacaagtaggacgacttgatttggaaatcgtgaacttagggtcaccgaagcatgatgaacaaataggcgttgatgggataatatgccatgcaaaaggattgcatgatccgataacttagaagttgcaaaaggattgcaattgtcatataatgactacctagctaaatcaaatgacgggataaaggtcacctaaccgaaatttggtttaccgttggattctaaaatttaataaatatcaattggatttaaagggtattgattgttaaattaaaattgatacttaaacaactttgttacattttgtagatggccgccaataacaacaacaacattcctaacgcacctattaactttaacaacctatcgttgaggtcaatcctcgaaaaggaaaaactcaaccatacaaacttcatggattggttccgcaatctaagaatcgtcctcaaactagaggacagggcgtatgtgttagaagaccccattcccgatcaaccggacgaggatgatacggaagccatggcttattgggagaaatattgcaccgattcgttgcaagtttcttgcctcatgcttgggactatgatacccgaactccaaaaggattttgagcatcatagtgcatatgacatgatcacatagttgaaggagatgttccttcaacaagctcgtgttgaacgcttcgaaacggttcgagcgcttcatgcatgtcggatggacgactcccaatccgtttcatcttatgtccttaagatgaaaagcctaattgatcgtgcaaaccgtctaaattgcaacgtgtctaatgaattagccacggaccttatccttaattccttgtcaaagaggtttgacacatttgtaatgaattacaacatgaatggatgggataaaagcattggcgagttacatgccatgcttaagacggcagaagcaagcatgggtaaaagggcttcacccgtgtttacaatcaatgaaggcgggtccaaaaactataacttttctaagccgaaggcggctaagaggaaaggacccgcctaccatggcaagggcaagggaaaggggaagatggttaccccaaccaacaataagaagcaaaaggttgccggaaaagctaaccccaaggaagatccgtgctttggttgctgtgaaatgggtcactggaaacgcaactgcccggtctaccttaaggagttgaaggaaaagagggatgcagggcaaacctcgggtaatgtatatatggtatacattgagcttagtattacttcttctaatacatgggtattagacacaggatgtggaactcatatttgcaattctttgcaggggttcaaaagaagtgatcaagatacgggaacaacaagtctcttcatgggaaatggagcaagggtgcaagtgaaagctcaaggagactttgttttgaagctaccaagtggtttggagcttgttttgaaaaatgttttgtatgcacccgatttatcacgaaacattatttctgtatcccgtttgaaacaatatggttttaatcttaatttcattaatgatgatatccatgtttctttagataatgtgttctattttaaggcttcgccttcgaatggtatttatgaattggttcatgatgacacatcatacaatagctcaatgttccatgcaaacaccaagaaactcaaaagagatttgagtgattcctacttatggcattgtcgccttggtcacataaacaagaatcgaatgcatacacttcaaaagaatggacttttgaaatcaaatgaacaggactcgtttgatgtatgtgaatcttgtttacaaggcaaaatgactaaagcacctttcaaagggacctatgaaagggctaaggacttattgggattaatacattcggatgtatgtggaccctttaagcccataactaggaatggtgaaagatacttcgttactttcattgatgacttcagtcgttttggatatgtctacttattaagacataaggacgaaacttttgaagcattcaaagagtatcaaaacgaagtacaaaatcaactcaataagacaatcaaggtacttcgtaccgatagaggaggtgaatacctaagcgatgccttccaagatcatcttagaagttgtgggattatctcgcaactcactcctcctggaacaccccagctaaatggagtttccgagaggaggaaccgaaccctaatggatatggttcgatctatgatggctagaagctcgttacctctatcattttggggttattgtctatgctccgcggctcgtattttaaacatggtcccaaccaagaaagtgaaacgaacacctcatgagatatggtttggaaaacctccatctctatcatacttaaaggtatggggatgtgaagcttatcctaagcgttacgtccctaataagttgaatgctcgatccacgaagtgtatcttcataggatatcccaaggataatatgggatattatttctatgatcctttcgagcagaatgtatttgttgctcggaaggcagaattccttgaaactaagttcttaatggaaggcgaaagtgaaaggaaaataaatcttgaagagattcaagatcaagtagatgatacacaattggttgacactagcactcaacatgaaaatattgagaatgatcaaatggatgatcaaaatacacaagacgttcgcagatctggtaggattagtaatcctcctgagagatatgggtttctcatggatggttgctatgtggttgatttggatgaaccagcaaactaccaagatgctttatcaaggattgataaggataaatggcaggaagccatgaacgctgagatgcaatccatgtatgacaaccaagtttgggaacttgttgcacaacctgctggctctaggctagttgattgtaaatggcttttcaaaatgaaaaccaacatacatggaaacttggatacatataaagctagacttgtagcaaaaggtttcactcaaactcaaggggttgactatgatgaaactttttcgcctgtggcaatgctaaagtctattaggatattatttgctgctcattatgattatgaaatatggcaaatggatgtcaagaccgctttcctaaatggatatcttatgaaagatgtctatatggttcagcctgaaggttttgttgatccgaaataccctaaaaaggtatgcaagttaaagaagtcaatctacggattgaaacaagcatctagaatgtggaatcatcgttttaatgaggaagctgagaaatttggcttcatcaaaaatggcgatgaagcttgtgtatacaagaaagctagtgggagcactatcttgttccttgtactatatgtggatgatatattgttatttggaaatgatattctggcaatggaaggtgtcaaaacttggctaagtaaatgcttctccattaaggatcttggagaagcacaatacgtcttggggattgggatctacaggaatagatccaagaaactgataggtttgaatcaaagtgcatacattgaaaaggtcttgaaaaggttcaagatggagaactctaagagtggtttggtacctattcaaagaggaacgcctctcagttcatctcagtgtcctaccacgaaagatgaacaagagagaatgaagagagtcccgtatgcatctgctattgggtcaatcatgtatgcaatgatatgcactagaccggatgtgtcatgcgctctcagcttgacaagtagataccaaaataacccaggaaacagtcattggattgctgttaaaagtatattgaaataccttagaaggactaaggatatgtttctaatatacgggtctggtgaggaggaacttgttgTAAAGGGTTacttggacgcgagtttccaaaatgatcgagatgattctcgatcacaatccggttatgtcttcacattaaatgaaggtgcggtctcttggaagagttcaaaataggatgttgttgcattatccactacagagatgAACAAgagacaacgagggtgcgattactcaaatcaaggaacctcgtgctcaccaaaagacccgtcacattgagcggagattcaactacataagggatgaagttgaaaatggaaagatatgtattcgcaaagttcacacagatcttaatatagcggatcctctcacgaagctcttacatggagcaaaacatgcaggacatgtttgcgcattagggcttcgacattctagtgattggtcatgatctgttttaagtattgtaacggaatgaaatttgttcaaactcattaatatatttatggtattaaattattatattgagtcatgttcctattttgcatattttatccttgaataagaaattattctaaattccgtagtcgatcacatttgtgggaacaagtgtgaggtttagactattatgaacttggattggtatacatttaggttgaatgtggggcaaggttgctaccaaggttcatagatatttgtgggatacaaatattggaagacccgctctcaagacttactgaatggagccttcgtggttgatcacatgtaatcttgagtaaaggcgaatatcattgtatcctctgacctgagatacatattgggttcagatatttatcaAGTATTGTGCATTGATTCTTtctttcactattctgaaatatggtagttcataaggaagagctcaggtataatgcaagggatatatttaggacgtatgtaatcaagatggaatttgtccttcTTATTCGTTGAgattcagatgtctaaggcctaataaagttaaatctataagggagtgatcactctgtatctcttgggtttaacatgacatctaggatgaaaggataaatgaaagattcacctattcatattcgagatgggaactcgaaagggatgatgttattgaatggtacaaagtcataacatattgggggtgatggactgtcgtt includes these proteins:
- the LOC139852752 gene encoding alpha-1,6-mannosyl-glycoprotein 2-beta-N-acetylglucosaminyltransferase-like; this translates as MSIKYIDRAMASYKKQRIRDSVIRRFIVVVSLTLAAVLFLFFLFGMNSSSLLMNESSVEINSVTEIGFNNSALVDSIKLPTHNRLSKMLEIKNQLPPRNMDLYPVLAKDRIVIVLYVHNRPQYLKVVVESLSHVSGINETLLIVSHDGYFEEMNKIVEDIKFCQVKQVFAPYSPHLYTDRFPGVSVNDCKDKDDPIEKNCEGTTDQYGNHRSPKIVSLKHHWWWMMNTVWDGLKETIGHSGDILFIEEDHFIFPNAYHNLKILTKLKPIKCPDCYAANLAPSNVKSRGEGWDILVAERMGNVGYTFNRTVWRKIHKKAKEFCFFDDYNWDITMWVTVYPSFGGPVYSLRGPRASAVHFGKCGLHQGQGENAACVDNGVVNIETQEIDKVVNIKREWGLHVFSHQEGYQAGFRGWGGWGDKRDHQMCLDFAKMYHRKSKTS